The sequence AGACAGCATGACTGGAATCTTTCCGGGGCAGCTCCTGATAAGAGGTTGATActgcagagaaataaaaatcgAGATATTAGTGAGGTTATCTCATTGCTCTTGGTGTGTCAAGTCCTCAAACTTCCAATGAAGTTCAGTATGACCAGGCTGTTCAACTAATCCAAGGCTATGGACAGTGGTTTTACAAATGGAGAAGATGTAATTTACAATGTTTATGATTAAGTCTGGAGAGGTGGTAAATATATGCCTCAGAATATTTGCAGGCCCAGTAAAAATCTGGATAAGGACATATGTGGTGATTACCTCGACGCCAGAATAAAAACCAACACATTTGTTCCCAATAAGTTTTCTGGTTTGAGTCTTAGGCAAAGAGGTCAAAAAGGAACAGTTCAGTTTGAGGAAGATCCTTTTCAGTTGAACAAATTTTAGGAAGAAGCCAAACAACACTGTGGCTCTAAAAGATTCTTAGCAGCTGCCTCAAGAAACATGAGCATGAAGGCAAGAGAGGGGGAGTAGATACACCTCTCTTCAAAGTGAATGGACTATTATCCATAATGCGAATGATGCAAGTCATATGGGGGAACATTTTCTCAATGGGCCAGCtaaaaaccaaatctgggttTCAGACCTCAGCACTACCTTTTATTATGGGATACAGGGGGTATAGAAAATTCTAATTTGAACTATTAAGTTTTTTAAGTGGGTTGTGTTTATGCTTCTCTTACCTTTTGGAATTTATAgaacacactagaggcctagtgcatgaaattcatgcatggggggcgggtgtccctcagcccagcctgcaccctctccaatctgggacatccctctcataatccaggactggtggctcccaaccactcgcctgcctgccagcctgatcaccccctgaccactcccctgccagcctgatcgatgcctaactgctcccctgccagccagattgcccctaactgccctccgctgtcggcctggtcacccctaactgccctctcctgcaggcctggttgttcacaactgccctcccctgctggcctggttgcccccaactgccctcccctgcaggcctggtccccccaactgccttcctctgctggcccagtcacctctaacttccctcccctgaaggcctgatcacccccaactgccctcccttgcaggcctggtccctcccacacactgacggcaCCAGCCTCGATTGTACCCACTGACGTTGCGGAgccattggggccagcgccatcagcacgtgcaagtggctctggtgccagctacaggtgcaagtggggctggcaccagcagtgggtgcgagcagcagttCTGGCAcaggcagtgggtgcaagcagggccatcaccggcagcgggtgtgagaggaggctgctggcctcgatcgcccctcaggagcagggggagatggagaagccctgaagagtaatcagggccagcagctgccgctcgcacccactgacagtgccaagcaATCGGGCAggctccagccctggccctgttcagggcatgtgtaggaggcaaccaatccatgtgtctctcacttcgatatttctctctctctgtctctccccgtcccttccactctctctaaaaaccaatggaaaaatatcctcgggtgagggttaacaaaaataaaagaaaagcaagtcaggatatatagaccaatggaacagaacagagaacccagaaatcgacccaagccatccgctcaattaatatttgacaaaggagacaagagcatacaatggagtcaagacagtctcttcaataaatggtgttgggaaaattggacagatacatgcaaagaaatgaaactagaccattaagttacaccatacacaagaataaactcaaaacggataaaggacttaaacgtaagacaggaaactataaaaatcttagaagaagccataggcagcaaaatagcagacatttgttgtaacAATATCTTTAATGATACagcacctagggcaatggaaactaaggagaaagtaaacaaatgggattacatcaaaataaaaagcttctgcacagcaaaataaaccatcaacaaaacaacaagaaagcccactgcatgggagaacatatttgccaatgttatctccgataagggtttaatctccaacatttacagggaactcatacaacttaacaaaaagaagatgaaaaatccaatcaaaaaatgggaaaaggacctaaatagacactttttgaaagaggacattcagaaagccaagagacatatgaaaacatgctcaaagtcactagtcatccaagagatgcaaatcaaaactacaatgaggtaccacctcacacctgtcagaatggctatcatcaacaaatcaacaaacaacaagtgctggagaggatgcggagaaaaaggaaccctcatgcactgctggtgggaatgcagactggtgcagccactgtggagaacagtatggtgtttcctcaaaaaactaaaaatggaactgccatttgacccagtaataccacttctaggaatatatcccaagaaatcagaaacatcaatcagaaaggatatatgcgcccctatgttcataacagcacaatttaccatagctaagatttggaaacagcctaaatgcccatccattgtgtagatgtaccatagtaccattagaaaactatggtacatctacacaatggaatactacgctgctataaaaaagaaggaattcttaccatttgcagcagcatggatggaactggagagcattatgctaagtgaaataagccagtcagtgaaagaaaaatgccacatggtctcattcatttatggataataacgaacattataacctgatgaactaaaatagatacagaggcagagaagcatcgaacagactgtcaaactacagcgggaaggctggggagggttggggggcaaGGTAAGAGATccactgaaggacttgtatgcgtgcatataagcataaccaatgaatgcaagacactgggagggggtgtgagggcatgtgctgggtaggggggagggtaggagagaccaggggaaggtcaatggggaaaaaaggaaacatatgtgctactatttgtaatactttaaacaataaaataaaattaaaaaataataaataccagAAGACAGTGAAGCACAAATGAAGCACTATCTATTATTACTTTTAGGGGAAAATGTTTGTGAAACAGAAATTCTAGACTcagcaacagaaatatattttcagataCATAATTTCTCACAAACATGCCATCTACATATTTTTCCTGAGAAAGTTGTTTAAAGATGTATTCCAGCCAATTATAAAGCAAATTAAACAGTTCAGCCATGGGAAGTCATGAAATAAAAGGATTAGTGGTAAACAACGGAAGCAAACTTATAAGTAACtatcaaataaattttatttaaagttcaaAACAGAATGTAAACACTATAAATGTTAAAGAATAGTACTAATACAATGAATCCCAAATGCAAGATAGGGATATAAAAAGGAGAAGTATTTAGGTAAGTTTTAACATATATTGACTTAGAATTAATACTCGAACTGAcaagtctttaaaaattaaaagtaacaatCAAGAGAAAAAAGTTTATATCATCTTTGTCTAGTACCTGTAAATGTTCTTTCTTTAACTCTACTTAATACTTTCTTTAACTCTACTTTGTACTTTTAACTCTATTTTTACAAATGACTGTAAGTAAAGCTACATCAGAATATGAACATTGTATGTAGATTGGTGGTGGGACTTTGTAGGATGTTAATCTTAGTAAGTTTGGGCGTGAagcatatgcatttttaaaaagtatatataatttgGTGTAGCTATATAATCACAATCACAATGGGCAAGATATTAACAAAACAGTGGGTTCTGGGTTGCAGAAATACCCTGCACTTCTTTTGTGCATATTTTCATATCTTTATAATGCATATACGTTATTTTGACAGCGGGGAAGTAAACTTcgctaaaataaaaattcctataGATACAGCAGAGTTACAATTACAGGCAAATTTATGGCATTAAATGCTTTATTCGTTCCCTCTCTCAATGAAAAATGAAGTAAGCATTTGATTTAAGCCATTAGAAAAAGCACAAAAAACCCAGACATCTGAGAAttgcaggggaaaaaaatctcaaactTAAAGGCAAAATTTTATAAACCAGGAAGCAGAATAGATTTGAACAAGAAGTCTAAGAGTtgattctttaaaacaaacagaattaGACTTCTAACTTGTTTGTTCaggaaagtaaacaaaaatacaCAAAGTGATCCATTTAAATCACAAACTTAGAGACACTAAAATGTACAAACTTATGCTAATTATGAAGTGAAGTGAATATTATAGTAAATAGTAACTAGCAAAACTGACTCAAAAACAATGCTGGAATTAGTCAATAATATTAGAGAAACTGCCAAAGAGCTAGCTACTCCTGTTGTTAAAGTGATTGTGTCTAAGTAGTAGGAGTATGGACTATTTTTTCTTCCACTTAGTGTTCTTTAATAGTCTCAGAAATCTATAATAAACAAGTACTAATTTTAAAGTCATATATGAATAAACACcaactgaaacaaaacaaaacaaaacaaaacaaccagaatCCTCTATCTCCCATCTCCCAAGACAAAGTGggcagtttgtttctttttagctTTAAAGGTAGAAACAGCTGCCTTTCTAACATTTAAGTGAAGCAAAATATTGACCTGCAGTGAAAGGACTGCCAAGGTTCAGAGAGCCTGTTAATGGGCCTGAGATGCCTTGTGACTCCAGGCTGACTGATGGCCCAGGGACCACTAACAGCAAATTGAATTTCTAGATCACCGGCTGCCTTCATGCTCTCTGATACCCCCATAATGGAGTAGACACACCAAGTACTGTACAAAGTACTTTCTTCATATCAAAAGATCTGAGTTTTGGAAATGAAAATTACCTCATGTATATATACTCCTtatcctgttgaatgtgtccttATACATGCAGCCATTTATTcacacccattttttaaatgcccaCTTGGTAATGTCACTTTGTTAGGACCAGATAAATGACATTTAGTCCTCCATGGATCTTATGTAGTGAGAATATAGTTGGCCTTTAATCAGAAAGATGATGGTTTATTTCTGTATTCTCTTTCTAATATCGGCCCCCTCGTCCAAATATTGTCATTAACTCTCAGGTGTTAATGAAGTCTGTTATTCAGTCACATGTTAATTCAAGAAATCTTTGCTCACTGCCTGCTTTGTTCCAGGCACTATTCTTACATCAGGTATATATGTACAGTGTGAACAAGACTGACAAGCTTGTAAACTTACAACCTAGTGGGGAAAATAACCAATGAACATATAAATAAACTAACAACACAGTCTCAGTGTTAAGTGCTATAATTCAATCAattagctaaaataaaaattcaagccAAGGATTTTTTCCTCTCAGGTGAGAGGAACATTATAGATTGGtagtcagggagggcttctcGGTGGAGGAGGCTTTTGTGCTGAGAACCAAATGATATATATTTGGGTCTCATTAAGAATCAGAGCAATTTGAATGAACAGTTGCTATTATATACTGGTTACCAGCAGAGATTTGGAATTAATACAACTTTTGGGAGTTCGGTTCAGATTCAAAACCAGTTTGGCCCCCATCGTTCCAAGCTCCTCcatagcccccccacccccacaccttgGCACATTATGACTATTAACTGACCAATTTTCATCTAAATCAATTTCCTTTTAGATGAAATGCTATTGCTGGTTTATCTTTAGAAACAAGAAATTGAAAGTTGAACAGTCACTGAATTTATGAATGTAACAACAAACCATATGGATTATagaattcctataaaaataaatttacagaatAAACAGAACAAATCACCTAGCTCACTTTCAAACTTCAACATTCCTCACTTTCTTACAAGGTGATTTTATTCACCAACTGCTCAAAAACCCTGGCTGCAGAGAACAGAAATTTGGATTAGCAAAGTCATACCCAATGGAATTCTTCTTCCTTAATGATTATGCTGGCACAATCTGGCTGGGAGGAAAAAACCTTAATAAAATCAAGGGGAGACCCCCTtacccctcctcccatcccattGTACTGCATCCTACCAGCCAGATGAAGTCTTCTGAAGAGGTTTTGAGGAAACCATCAtgtcctgtttttttttctgagccaATGGGCTTGCTGAACACATCCTTGAGCTGGGATACAGGCAGAGTTCAAATCAAGTCTATGTTGTCAGTTGGTTggtcttcttttttttagaaGACTCCTGCCGGTGCTCTCTTTGCTTAAAGATTGTAGAGGCGAACAGCATTCTCACGCAAGGTGGCTAAGGTACGGTAGAGTGGCTGTTCTTTGATTTTGGCCATCTCTTGAATTGTATGCAGGGCCATGCCTGGATTAGAGTACTGGCAAAAGCCTTTGGGAACCCCACGAGGAAGGAAGTAGGGTGCATCAGTTTCCACAATAACTCTCTCCAGTGGGATCTTTTTCAGAGCATCCCGGGCCTGCCAGGCAGAAGGGTAAGTCAGGACTGCCGTGAAGCCCACAGACATATTGGGAAAGTACTCCAAGAGGGGCTCAATGACTGGGTAACTGCTAGTGAAGCAATGCCTATGGATCTTGTAGTCAGGAGGCACACACTTTTTCATGATGGTCAGCAGATCGTGGTCAGCATCTCGGCAGTGGATCACCAAGGGCTTCTTTAGGGACACAGCCAGCTGCAGCTGTCTCTCGAATACCTTGTGCTGCTGCGGGATAGGTGTAGTGCACTTATAAGAGTAATCCAAGCCCATTTCTCCAAAAGCTACAGCCTTGGGGTGCCGTAAGCCttgcaaaatatttctttcttgataGTCATTGTAGTAACGTGCAAAATGGGGGTGACAGCCAAAGGCTCCCCAAACCAGATCCTCACTCAACAGCATCTCCCATAGGCCATCCTTCATTGTGCGAGGATCACAGAAGTTAGAGATGCAGCCCTGAAATGCCTTAGGGAAGGAATAGCTATATATTTGTCGGAACTTGGCAAAGGTCCCTTTGAAAGACAACTTGGAATACAGCATATCCAAGTGACAATGGGTATCAATGAAACCCTCCTTTAGGCTCTGCTCCCAGTGGCTCCTTGACAGGGAACTAGATGCATACCTTCCCCGAGAACGTGCTAGTGTCTGATCTTGGAAAGTTCTTTTCTCCCTCACCATGGCTTCTGAACTTCTggagaaaggaaatgaataagaATTCTGGGGATAACTTTGCCCTGCTGCCTTCAGGTCTCTGGACCAGTTTTGGGAGCACACTGCAGGGCTGGAGGAATAATTTCTTAAGACGCCCCAGCTGCTGTTCCCAGCCTGGGATGTATTATTGCTCTTGCTGCCCATGGAGGGATAGTGAGAAGGCTTTGGACTGCTGGTCCAGTAGCTGGCATAGTTAAGTAAAGGGCTACTGTACAAAGGAGGCTGGTACATGGCACGGTTAGTGGTGAAGGAGGAAGACTTTGAAATTCTTGAGAGACTCAGTGAGCCTCGCCCCTCCTGAGAGAATCTGACTATAGAAATGTCCTTCACATTAGAGCAGGCCCTTTCTGAAGAGGGGTGCTTAATCATTACACCCCTTTCAGTATGCTTTTGGATTTCTGAATGAGAGTCACATTTGCCCAGCAATTTTAAGGCTGTAGAGCTTTTTTCAAAAATGACTACTCTTGAGTCACCACGTGGCTTCTCACTGGATTGCTCCTGAGGATATATAAATACTTTTCTGTCATGCAAGTTGCTGACATTTATCACCATCTTTTCCTTGACCTCTGGCCCTGACATGTGCTTTTTCTGAGGAACAGAGGTGACAGCACTAGCTGGTCTTGCATCAGGATTGGGATGCTCGCTAGTGCTCGGTTTGGTTCCAGTGGCagcctctcccttttcttttggcATTGGTTTTACCAAGGTGCTCTGGATAGCTAACCCATAGGTCAGCGAAGAGCCTTGGTGGTGCCGTCTACCGCACCTTCTCCAAGACTTGTGTGGCTGCTCACTGTTACCATTTTGACTCTCAGCTTTGGCAGCAAATTCAGAGTTCATAGACTTATAGGAACTGTATTTGGAATTAGCTTTAAAGCTGTAGGCATCGTCTCGAGAAGCCATTTCTCCTAGAAAGGCGCCGGCAAGGCAGAGCGCGTAGCGCGTAGCGCGTAGCGCGTAGCACGTAGCGCGTAGCACgtaaggggtgggtggggggggcactGAGGGGGTTCCAGGCAAAAGGAACCCAAAGCGCTCCGAATTAGGCAGTCTTTGGAGGCCGCTCCACCCACATCTGGGCCTGAGGAATAGGAGGAATTTCCCTGGCAGGCTGAGCCCCTGGAAAAACCTCGGCTTGAAGGCCACAAGGTCCTCCTCTGGGCTTTCAGACACTCAGGGCTGCTAGCCTCTCCTGAATGTGAGGCAGAGCTATGAGGTGGCCAGCTGGAGGGGGCCACATCACTGGACTCCCAGAGTCATTTGCGTTTTCTCGGGGACCCTACCTCTGAGGCGTTCCTGTGGTGCTTGACTTTGCACCCGTCCGTTGGCTGTGGACGGGTCCGCTTTCTTTCACCTGCCCATCACAGTTCTCAGTGTTCCAGAAATGCCAAAGGCCTCACACTGAATTTGTGATTTAACGCGAGGGAGAAGTCTCAAGGCGGATTCACCGAAGGCTCAGTATGGCGCCCAAGCCCACGATGTGCTTCTGAGGTGACTAAGAACCTTCTTCTTCCGGTATATCAAAGCACTTCCAGGGCATTAAGGCACTTCCggttggggatgggggtggggatgagctggggtggggagggggtgtaaaGCTCCATGTGGTTTGAAATAGAAGACTTTTCTGAAATGTTGAAGCCCTTGAAAAGACTGCAAGGTGCCTTACAGACCACACACAGGGCACTCTTGAACTAGGCTTAGAGGTTCAAGCCACCAATGTTGTGAAGGAGGACATTACCAAATCCAGTTCCcgaagggaggggtgagggagtaTAGCACAGCTCGCCCCACCCACCAGTCCTTTCCACCGGAAGCACTCACTTCAACCCAGGGGGACGGTGGCCAGCATAGGGAAGAATAGGGGGGGAGTTAGCGCGGAAGTGGGGGGAGtcagggcaggagtggggttggggggagggtatGACACGGAGCAGTTTGCAAGGAACCCTTCTGACTTCCCTCAGGTCAGTCTACCCCTGGAGCTGCCGCCATTGTTTGCCTTTCGTTCCCTTTCCCcccatgttcttttaaaaaaacatagttaatcaataaagaaatgaaacaaaaaacaaaaacatagttacagcttttaaaacatactttaaatataCGTGCTTTCAAAACCATAGTTTTTGTAGTATGCTACCATTTTCAatcctgtttttttaaatcaacatttcTATATAACCTAAATATTTTTCGTATTGctgcatagttttttttaaaacatcattctAGTGCTTTCCTCATAATCCAAGAGTAGATCGATGTGCCATAATTCACCAGACACTTCATTTTGGTTAACCCTTTAAGTTCCCTCACTCTAGTTTTTTCTCCCTAACAAAAGTAAATGTTGCAAAGAACACCTTTGCACATGTTTCTCCATATTTTGCTTTTCTTCGTTGGGCTATATGCCCAGAAATAAAGTTCCTGAGAAGTataggaattttaaaatgtctcttcatAGCACCACATGGTCCCAGAAGAATTGTAATAATTTAACATCCCATCCAATAATCCTACCAGGTATGTTTaatagaagaaacaaacaaaaccagtgacttgctgttattttaatttgcagttaCCTGATAATTTCTTAAGAGtggatattttccttttatttattgacACACTCCTATATTTGcccttattttattaatttgtaaacattttttaaatctgtgaggAAAATgctgctttttgtgtgtgtgggtggctTATAACTCTTATGGATTTGAATTCTGTTTGCTTGTATTTTAGTTAGAATCTTTGCTCTATAAATCATACGTAGTGAAATTGCTCtggagcagtagttctcaacatTGTAATCATCTGGGgaactttaaaaatcactgattCCTGGGCCCACTCT comes from Eptesicus fuscus isolate TK198812 chromosome 1, DD_ASM_mEF_20220401, whole genome shotgun sequence and encodes:
- the LOC103296424 gene encoding LOW QUALITY PROTEIN: putative deoxyribonuclease TATDN2 (The sequence of the model RefSeq protein was modified relative to this genomic sequence to represent the inferred CDS: substituted 1 base at 1 genomic stop codon), which codes for MPWKCFDIPEEEGERKRTRPQPTDGCKVKHHRNASEVGSPRKRKXLWESSDVAPSSWPPHSSASHSGEASSPECLKAQRRTLWPSSRGFSRGSACQGNSSYSSGPDVGGAASKDCLIRSALGSFCLEPPQCPPHPPLTCYALREMASRDDAYSFKANSKYSSYKSMNSEFAAKAESQNGNSEQPHKSWRRCGRRHHQGSSLTYGLAIQSTLVKPMPKEKGEAATGTKPSTSEHPNPDARPASAVTSVPQKKHMSGPEVKEKMVINVSNLHDRKVFIYPQEQSSEKPRGDSRVVIFEKSSTALKLLGKCDSHSEIQKHTERGVMIKHPSSERACSNVKDISIVRFSQEGRGSLSLSRISKSSSFTTNRAMYQPPLYSSPLLNYASYWTSSPKPSHYPSMGSKSNNTSQAGNSSWGVLRNYSSSPAVCSQNWSRDLKAAGQSYPQNSYSFPFSRSSEAMVREKRTFQDQTLARSRGRYASSSLSRSHWEQSLKEGFIDTHCHLDMLYSKLSFKGTFAKFRQIYSYSFPKAFQGCISNFCDPRTMKDGLWEMLLSEDLVWGAFGCHPHFARYYNDYQERNILQGLRHPKAVAFGEMGLDYSYKCTTPIPQQHKVFERQLQLAVSLKKPLVIHCRDADHDLLTIMKKCVPPDYKIHRHCFTSSYPVIEPLLEYFPNMSVGFTAVLTYPSAWQARDALKKIPLERVIVETDAPYFLPRGVPKGFCQYSNPGMALHTIQEMAKIKEQPLYRTLATLRENAVRLYNL